The Bacillus sp. F19 DNA segment ATGCTGCCAATAGAAAAGCCAAAGATGCAGCTTGTGCAAAATTAAGCAAGCCTGAAGGGTATGAGTGTGATGAATTTCCGTTTGCCAGCACTTATGAGGGAGCGGGGGCCGGAGATGGAAGATTCTCTGTGCGATATATATCAAGAGCAGCAAACAACACGCATGGACGCTGGCTGGCTGCATGGTATGCATATGATCGGATTTTGCACAATGATAAATTCTTTATCGGATTTAATGAGTAGCTGACAGCCTGTAAATGTTCGTGACAGTTATCCATTCATACGAATCATAAATAATGGGAAGACAAGAGGCGATACTGGGTACCAACAGTTCGCCTTTTTTTAATAGCCGTATATTCGATTTTGTTACTATTTATCTATGTAATCAAAAATGTGTGATGCAAGTTGTCACACTGCTATCTTTTGTAAAATACAAGTTTTCGAGGTGTTTTTGATCAAACTTTCTTCTAAAGCAACAGCGACTGGTTATCAGTCGCTGTTTTTTTATTAAAAAAAGAGGAGCCAGGCACCTGGCTCCTCTTTTATAATCATTAATAAACCTTATCACCATTAAAGATCGAGTTCTTAACCACCACATAATCCACCGTTCGAATAGCATCAAGTTTGGTTCCGCCTGCATACGAGATAGATGACTGAAGATCTTGTTCCATTTCAGTCAAGGTATCCTTTAAAGCGCCTTTATGCTCCACGTACATTTTCTTGCCTTCTACGTTTTTCTTTTCGCCTTTTTGGAACTCTGAAGCTGAGCCGAAATATTCTTTGAAGAGCTTTCCATCCATTTCGATTGTTTCTCCAGGAGATTCTTCGTGCCCTGCAAACAAAGAACCGATCATGACCATAGAAGCACCGAAACGAATCGACTTGGCGATGTCTCCGTGTGTCCGGATACCGCCGTCAGCAATGATTGGTTTGGTTGCAGCTTTTGCACACCAGCGGATTGCAGCTAATTGCCAGCCGCCTGTACCAAATCCTGTTTTAATTTTCGTGATACATACTTTACCAGGGCCAATGCCTACTTTTGTTGCATCTGCACCGGCGTGCTCAAGTTCTCTTACAGCTTCTGGAGTACCAACGTTTCCAGCGATGACAAAGCTTTTAGGAAGATGCTTCTTGATGTGCTTAATCATTTCGATAACCGCATTAGAATGACCATGTGCAATATCGATTGTAATGTAATCCGGTATCAACTGCTCTGCAGCCAATTGCTCAATGAATTCGTACTCTTCTTCTTTCACACCAACACTGATAGAAGCGATTAATCCGCGTGATTTCATATCTTGAATAAATGAGTTTCTTTTCTCCGGCTGGAAGCGGTGCATGATATAGAAATAACCATTTTCAGCTAAGTTAACAGCAATTCTTTCATCTATAATCGTCTGCATATTGGCAGGCACAACAGGCAGCTTGAATGTGTGATTTCCTAAAGCAATTGTTGTATCACACTCTGAACGGCTGTTTACTACACATTTTGCAGGTATTAATTGAATATCTTCATAATCAAATACATTTTCCATATGATCTACACCCCTAAATACGAATGTTATTGTTGAATACCAATTTAATTGTTCGTCCATTTGGTACTTTACATCATTTGTATATGAATGTCAAAGATTTTTGGGGAAAAAGACGAAGAATAGTGATTATCCTTTTCATTTTAGAAAGCCTTTTCAAAAAAACAGGCAGATAGATATTGCCCGAAAAAGTCAAACCCTTTTATTCGGTAAAAACTACCGCTATTCTTCTAATCTAGTATTCGTATAAAATAAAACTATGAAAACATTAAAATCTTTATCACTTATGTTGTTGGTTGTCGCTCTAGCCTTTGGATTCAGCAGTCAAGCAAGTGCTGCAAGTACATACACCGTTAAAAGCGGTGACACGATGTGGAAAATTGCATCGAAATATCAGGTTGGCGTCTCGGAATTAATCAAAGCCAATCCAAGCGTTAAAAATGCCAATGTGATCTATCCGGGTCAATCGCTTAACATTCCTTCTGGAAGCGCTTATCAAAGCATGGAAAGCGAAGTGGTTACTCTAGTTAACCAAGAACGCGCAAAATACGGATTAAAGCCGCTTACAGCCAATTGGGAAGTTGCAAGAGTAGCAAAATATAAGTCAGAAGATATGCGTGACAAAAATTACTTCAGTCACACATCACCTACATACGGTTCTCCATTCGATATGTTGAAGAACTTCGGTATTCAGTACAGCTATGCCGGAGAAAATATCGCAGCGGGCCAAACAACAGCGCAAAGCGTTGTGACAGCCTGGATGAACAGTGAAGGACACAGAAAAAATATCTTATCTTCAAACTTCAAGGAAATTGGAGTGGGATATGCGAAAGGCGGCTCTTACGGCCACTATTGGACGCAGATGTTTATTAGTAAGTAAAGAAAGGATGAGTTCCGCTTAAATAAATAGTTCAAAAAAAAGGATGACTGATTGTTTTCAGTCATCCTTTTTTTACATATCATTCATGAAAATCCGATCGTCATTAAAAAGGCTTCCATTTTAATTGCTGTGCTGCTTGAAAACGTCCTTCTGCTTCTTGCCAATTAACAACATTCCACCAATTTTCGATGTATTTTTTTCTGTCATTCTTATATTGCAGGTAATAGGCATGTTCCCACACGTCAAGGACAAGTATTGGCACGACATCCCATTGACTTAAGTTTTGATGTTTTTCTGCCTGAAGAATCTCTAATCGTCGTGCACGAGGCGACCAGACTAAAATTGCCCAGCCAGCTGCTTCAACTTTGTCAGCTGCTTCTGAGAAGTGCCGTTTAAACTTTTCAAAGGTGCCAAAGGTGTGATTAATTTCCTTCATTAGCTTTCCAGCAGGTTTTCCTCCGCCCTTAGGACTCATAATACTCCAGAATATCGTATGAAGATAATGGCCGGCTCCATGAAATGCAGCTTCTCTTTCCCAATGCTTAATAAGATCATAGTTGTTAGATGAACGTGCTTTCTGCATTTCTTTTTCTGCTTTATTTAACCCATCCACATAACTTTTATGGTGCTTATCATGATGAAGCTTCATAATTTCCTGATCAATGTAGGGCTCTAATGCATCATATTTATAAGGCAGCGGGGGAAGAGTGTGCCCCCCGATTGGAACGGCAGCGGCGGATTCATTTTGAATCCGAGTTTGCTCATTTTCGCTGTCTAGTTCAAAATAAGGCGCAATCTTTACATATAGTGAATTAGCACGTTCATAGATCTCGCTGTCTTCAAATGATCCCGTTGAAAGTTCTTCTTTAAATTGGCTTATTTGCTGCAGCCAAACCTCTAAGTCTTGATGATCCACATGTTTTCGTATTTCTTCAAGTGACTGATTAAAGCATTCTAACATATTTTCACACCACTTTTTCATTAAGACAATGTAATCTTCAGACATTCATATCCCACCCCTTAGTCAGTTGTAGACAATATATGCGTAAAGAGAAAATGGATGATGTTTTTTAAAGGCTGCCTTTTACACTGGCTAATCTGTATAAGCTGTTGATTTCAAAAAAGACAGATCTCATCTTCATTTGCAGATATTTTCCTTTCTTTAAAAGGGAATCGAATTATATTTTCAATTTCTAAATAAAGCCACTATAATAATCATTAGAGTGCAAGTACTGAGTGCATAGAGAGAAAGGAGGACACTCATGAAACCGGTAAATCCCAGAGTAGGGACTTTTAAAAGGTTTATCCTTAATAATAGATTTGTTCTGTTTCTTCTGATTTTGCTTCTGATTGGATTGAACATTCTTGTCTTTATGAAAGTATCCTTTATTTTTACTCCGATTAAGGTATTAATTAAAACGATTCTGCTGCCGATTATTCTTGCGGCCATCGTTTATTATCTATTAAATCCGGTTGTTGATTTTTTTGAAAGAAAAGGCATTCGCAGAATATACACGATCCTGGCCCTGTTTATAGTGATTATTGGCTTGCTGACAATCTTGATTGTGTCGGTTATCCCGTTTCTTAAGGAGCAGGTGTTGAGCCTGATTAAGAGCTTTCCGCAATATATAAGCGATGTGGAGCAGCTGGTCAGAGATGTTGTCGGAAGTGATTTTGTGAATCAGGCGCAAAAAACACTGAATATCAACGTCGCAGATCTTTCGAGACAAATTTCGGAACAGGCATCAACCATTATAAATAATATGTTTGCTGGAATTGGAAATCTCGTAGGGATAGTAAAGGATTTTATCCTTGCGCTTGTCACGCTTCCGTTCATTTTGTTTTATCTTTTAAAAGACGGCAAAAAGCTTGGGCCTTATGTTCTTAAGTTCATGCCTGTTTCTTTCCGCAGTTCAACGTATAAAGTAATGCATGAAATGAATAATCAAATCAGCTCCTATATTAGAGGGCAGATCATTGTCAGCTTTTGCATTGGTGCGTTAATGTACATAGGCTTTCTGATCATTGGCATGGAATATGCATCGCTTCTTGCCCTTATTGCAGCTTTTACAAGTGTTGTTCCGTATTTAGGGCCGGCAATTGCCATTACACCTGCACTCATCATTGCGCTTGTTTCATCCCCGTTTATGGTGCTGAAATTGATTATTGTCTGGACGGTTGTCCAATTAGTTGAAGGGAAATTCATTTCTCCTCAGATCATGGGACGGAATCTTCATATCCACCCGATCACCATTATTTTCGTGATCCTGACTGCGGGAAATTTATTTGGAGTAGTCGGCATTGTCCTGGCTGTTCCGGGCTATGCGGTGTTAAAAGTGATTGTGACTCATCTGTTTGAATGGATAAAGATCCGAAGTAATATGTATGAACAAAGAAATCAGATCAACAGCAAAAATAAATAGCAAAAATAAAAAGTGCTGAAGAATCGTTCTTCAGCACTTTTTATTTTTATTTTTTCAGGTCTTCAATTGACTCAATAGGCATGTATTCCGGAACGGTTAAACCTAATTTCGTTCCTTCAAGATTTGGCCCAAGATCGACAATTTGATCTTTATATTCATTAATATAGTCCTGATGTGTTGTTGGGAGCCATGCAGCTACTAACGCGTCTGCACTGCCATTAGCAACACCTGTGAACATTGGTCCTGCCTCTACTTGTTTTAAGGCAACATCATAGCCCTGCTTCTTTAATGCAGCAGCAATGACATTCGTACTTGCGATTTCTGACTCCCAAGAAACGTAGACAAGGCTTACTTTTTCACCATTGCCTTTTTGAGCGCCATCCGTCCATTTTTTCACTTTGTCAGGATGGTCGTTAATCCATTTTTCAGCAGCTTCCTCGGGTTTCATGCCTTCCTGGATATCTCCCATCACTTCTTCCATATCTTTTGGTTCCCAGAAGAATTGATCGAGGATTTTATAAGCACCGGGATTTTCTTCTTCTAAGCCTTTTCTGACTATGGTGTGAATGGATTCACCTTTACCGAACGAGCCTTTAGGATCCTCTAAATATTTCAGCTTATACTTTGTAAACATCCAGTGAGGTGTCCATCCAGTGACAATGATAGGTTCTTTTTGTTCATAAGCTTTTTGTAATTCAGCGGTCATGGCTGCTGAAGAGCCTTCTATTAATGTCCAATCTCCTTCTAGGCCGTAATCCTTCATTGCTTTTTCTGTGGATTTCATAAGTCCGGCTCCGGGATCAATTCCTGTAATTTTGTAATCAACCTGTTCGCCTATTTTACTCGGAGAAGCCTTTTCAGCCTGGCCTCCTCCAAAAGATACGGCAATGAAAGCACCAATTACCAATAAAGAAAAAATACTATATGCAAATCTTTTAGGTATAACTTGATGATAGGCAGGCTTTCGCAGGTTTTGTGAAATCCGGTCTAATATGATTGCAATAATAACAATGGCTAAACCAGCTACAAATCCTTCTCCAACTTTAACCTGTGTTACAGCACGGTAAACTTCTGCCCCTAATCCTGGCGCCCCTACCAATGACGCAATAACTACCATGGATAATGCAAGCATGATACTCTGGTTAACTCCAGCTAAAATGGTAGGCGCTGCAAGCGGCAGCTGCAGGGTAAAGAGTCTTTGAGAAGTCGTTGAACCAAATGCATTCGAAGCCTCGATCAAATCCTTAGGAACTTCACGTATCCCTAAGTTTGTCAGCCTGATTGTAGGAGGTACAGCAAAGATGACAGATGCTATAATTCCTGGTACAACTCCGATTCCGAAAAACAGAATGGCTGGAATCAGATAAACAAATCCAGGCATTGTCTGCATGAAATCTAGAATTGGGGTGACAACCTGTCTTACTTTATCACTTTGCGATGCCCAAATTCCAATCGGAATTCCAATAAGAATTGTGATGACAACAGATGAAAGCACTAAGGCCAATGTGTTGACTGTTGCATCCCACAGTCCAAGATTCTCAATTAAAAGCAGACCGATCAGTGTAAAAAGACCAACAAACCAGCGGCTTGTGTAAAGAGCTAACAGCGTAATCAAAATAATAAGGAGTAAAGGTGGGCCAAGCTCTAAAACTTTTACCAGTCTTTCTATAAAGCCTTCGGTGACGGCAGATATGCCGCTGAAAAAGCCTTGAAAATTTGTTATGATCCATCTTACAGCAGTATCTACCCAATCAGCGAGGGGGATTTGCGGGAGTCCCATTTAATCTGCCTCCTTCATGTTCAGATCATCTTTGTTTCCTGCAAGTGCTCCAATAACGGCACCGCGTATAATAACACCTTTTAAGCGGTTTTCCTGATCAACTACTGCAACCGGGAGGGCAGAATTCGAAAGTGCTTCAATAACGTCAGTAAGCAATGTATCTTCTGATACTGTTGCTATATTTCTTGTCATCACTTCTTCAACCGTCTTATTCTCTTTGACTGCAATGGA contains these protein-coding regions:
- the guaC gene encoding GMP reductase, producing MENVFDYEDIQLIPAKCVVNSRSECDTTIALGNHTFKLPVVPANMQTIIDERIAVNLAENGYFYIMHRFQPEKRNSFIQDMKSRGLIASISVGVKEEEYEFIEQLAAEQLIPDYITIDIAHGHSNAVIEMIKHIKKHLPKSFVIAGNVGTPEAVRELEHAGADATKVGIGPGKVCITKIKTGFGTGGWQLAAIRWCAKAATKPIIADGGIRTHGDIAKSIRFGASMVMIGSLFAGHEESPGETIEMDGKLFKEYFGSASEFQKGEKKNVEGKKMYVEHKGALKDTLTEMEQDLQSSISYAGGTKLDAIRTVDYVVVKNSIFNGDKVY
- a CDS encoding AI-2E family transporter, which gives rise to MKPVNPRVGTFKRFILNNRFVLFLLILLLIGLNILVFMKVSFIFTPIKVLIKTILLPIILAAIVYYLLNPVVDFFERKGIRRIYTILALFIVIIGLLTILIVSVIPFLKEQVLSLIKSFPQYISDVEQLVRDVVGSDFVNQAQKTLNINVADLSRQISEQASTIINNMFAGIGNLVGIVKDFILALVTLPFILFYLLKDGKKLGPYVLKFMPVSFRSSTYKVMHEMNNQISSYIRGQIIVSFCIGALMYIGFLIIGMEYASLLALIAAFTSVVPYLGPAIAITPALIIALVSSPFMVLKLIIVWTVVQLVEGKFISPQIMGRNLHIHPITIIFVILTAGNLFGVVGIVLAVPGYAVLKVIVTHLFEWIKIRSNMYEQRNQINSKNK
- a CDS encoding glycine/betaine ABC transporter, with protein sequence MVIGAFIAVSFGGGQAEKASPSKIGEQVDYKITGIDPGAGLMKSTEKAMKDYGLEGDWTLIEGSSAAMTAELQKAYEQKEPIIVTGWTPHWMFTKYKLKYLEDPKGSFGKGESIHTIVRKGLEEENPGAYKILDQFFWEPKDMEEVMGDIQEGMKPEEAAEKWINDHPDKVKKWTDGAQKGNGEKVSLVYVSWESEIASTNVIAAALKKQGYDVALKQVEAGPMFTGVANGSADALVAAWLPTTHQDYINEYKDQIVDLGPNLEGTKLGLTVPEYMPIESIEDLKK
- a CDS encoding superoxide dismutase, coding for MSEDYIVLMKKWCENMLECFNQSLEEIRKHVDHQDLEVWLQQISQFKEELSTGSFEDSEIYERANSLYVKIAPYFELDSENEQTRIQNESAAAVPIGGHTLPPLPYKYDALEPYIDQEIMKLHHDKHHKSYVDGLNKAEKEMQKARSSNNYDLIKHWEREAAFHGAGHYLHTIFWSIMSPKGGGKPAGKLMKEINHTFGTFEKFKRHFSEAADKVEAAGWAILVWSPRARRLEILQAEKHQNLSQWDVVPILVLDVWEHAYYLQYKNDRKKYIENWWNVVNWQEAEGRFQAAQQLKWKPF
- the safA gene encoding SafA/ExsA family spore coat assembly protein; translated protein: MKTLKSLSLMLLVVALAFGFSSQASAASTYTVKSGDTMWKIASKYQVGVSELIKANPSVKNANVIYPGQSLNIPSGSAYQSMESEVVTLVNQERAKYGLKPLTANWEVARVAKYKSEDMRDKNYFSHTSPTYGSPFDMLKNFGIQYSYAGENIAAGQTTAQSVVTAWMNSEGHRKNILSSNFKEIGVGYAKGGSYGHYWTQMFISK